Proteins from a single region of Peromyscus eremicus chromosome 9, PerEre_H2_v1, whole genome shotgun sequence:
- the Lgals3 gene encoding galectin-3, which translates to MADSFSLNDALAGPGNPNPQGWPGAWGNQPGAGGYPGAAYPGAYPGQAPPGAYPGQAPPSAYPGPTAPGAYPGPTAPGAFPGPPAPGALPGQPGGPGAYPTAPGAYPAAGPYGAPTGSLTVPYHLPLPGGVTPRMLITIMGAVKPNANKITLNFKKGDDVAFHFNPRFNENNKRVIVCNTKEHNNWGREERQSTFPFQSGQQFKIQVLVEPDHFKVAVNDAHLLQYNHRMKNLREINQVEISGDITLTSVSPTMI; encoded by the exons CTTAATGATGCCTTAGCTGGCCCTGGAAACCCAAACCCTCAAGGATGGCCCGGTGCATGGGGGAACCAGCCTGGGGCAGGGGGCTACCCAGGGGCTGCCTATCCTGGGGCCTACCCGGGACAGGCTCCTCCAGGGGCTTATCCTGGGCAGGCTCCTCCTAGTGCCTACCCTGGCCCAACTGCCCCTGGAGCTTACCCTGGCCCAACTGCCCCTGGAGCTTTCCCCGGACCTCCTGCCCCTGGAGCCTTGCCAGGGCAACCTGGAGGACCCGGAGCCTACCCTACTGCTCCCGGGGCCTATCCAGCTGCTGGCCCCTATGGTGCCCCCACTGGATCACTG ACCGTGCCCTATCACCTGCCCTTGCCTGGAGGAGTCACACCCCGCATGCTGATCACCATCATGGGCGCAGTGAAACCCAACGCAAACAA GATTACTCTGAATTTCAAGAAAGGGGATGACGTTGCCTTCCACTTTAACCCCCGCTTCAATGAGAACAACAAGAGAGTCATTGTGTGCAACACCAAAGAGCATAACAACTGGGGCCGGGAAGAGAGACAGTCAACTTTCCCATTTCAAAGTGGCCAACAGTTCAAA ATCCAGGTGCTGGTTGAACCTGACCATTTCAAGGTTGCAGTCAACGATGCTCACCTGCTGCAGTACAACCATCGGATGAAAAATCTCAGGGAAATCAACCAAGTGGAAATTTCTGGTGACATAACCCTTACCAGTGTTTCACCCACCATGATCTAA